Proteins from one Bartonella sp. HY328 genomic window:
- a CDS encoding FecCD family ABC transporter permease translates to MCSATTQMAGDRSYKGRLALVFLSALLLLVIIFSLAYGESKSAFLTTIRYYLGLQEFDNQADRAIRILLKVRMPRVVLGVMVGAALAVSGTILQGLFKNPLADPGLIGVSSGAGLGAVVTIVLGGSSLIGLQMFFGDTLLPLAAFCGGLITTMIIYRLATQNGRTSIAVMLLAGIALAAITSAVTGLITYQANDQQLRDIVFWTLGSLNKANWSKTIIASVIIAITLIIVPFLSRGLNALALGEPIAYHLGIPVQRIKNISIICVSAAVGASVAVCGGIGFVGIIVPHLLRLIIGPNHKYLLPCSALLGAIVLLIADTISRTILPQSEVPIGIITALIGGPFFIWILMNQRRWLNF, encoded by the coding sequence ATGTGCAGTGCCACAACACAAATGGCGGGCGACCGCAGTTATAAAGGACGGTTAGCATTAGTTTTTCTATCTGCATTACTCTTATTGGTGATTATATTTAGCTTAGCTTATGGAGAGTCTAAATCCGCATTTTTAACCACTATTCGATATTATTTAGGACTACAAGAATTTGACAACCAAGCAGATCGTGCCATACGAATTTTACTAAAAGTTCGCATGCCGCGTGTTGTTTTAGGGGTTATGGTTGGGGCTGCGCTAGCTGTTTCTGGTACCATATTACAAGGTTTATTCAAAAACCCTCTTGCAGATCCAGGACTAATTGGCGTTTCGTCTGGTGCTGGCCTTGGTGCAGTTGTTACCATTGTTCTTGGAGGAAGTAGCCTTATCGGGTTGCAAATGTTTTTTGGTGACACATTGCTACCATTAGCTGCTTTTTGCGGTGGATTAATAACAACGATGATTATTTATCGTTTAGCAACCCAAAATGGGCGAACTTCAATTGCTGTCATGCTACTTGCAGGCATTGCTTTAGCTGCAATTACAAGTGCGGTAACAGGTCTCATTACCTATCAAGCTAATGATCAGCAACTGCGGGATATAGTATTTTGGACATTAGGCTCTCTTAATAAAGCAAATTGGAGTAAAACCATTATTGCAAGTGTCATTATCGCAATTACTTTAATTATTGTACCATTTTTATCAAGGGGACTTAATGCTTTAGCTTTAGGAGAGCCGATAGCTTATCATTTAGGTATCCCAGTGCAACGGATAAAAAACATTTCCATCATATGTGTCTCCGCCGCAGTTGGAGCAAGCGTTGCTGTTTGTGGCGGTATAGGATTTGTCGGTATTATTGTTCCACATCTCTTGCGCTTAATAATTGGTCCTAATCATAAATATTTACTACCATGTTCAGCTTTACTTGGAGCAATTGTGCTACTCATCGCAGATACAATATCGCGTACGATCTTACCACAATCGGAAGTGCCGATCGGTATTATAACGGCACTTATCGGTGGCCCATTCTTTATTTGGATTTTAATGAACCAACGTCGTTGGCTCAATTTTTAA
- a CDS encoding adenine deaminase: MSDIREFIRAAAGLEMKATLAVKGGKLVNVVSEEIYDADIAIYKDKIIAVGDIEDYVGPNTEIIDAKGRYLCPGMIDGHLHVECSKLSLTSFAKAVVPLGTTSIVTGLDQIIVVGGPDAAREFLDEAKNTPLKVFWGAPCKTPYTMPRSTVGHYFSPEDHRNTHHWPECVGIWETVREFIQEEDSDVLEALAIGAANRLPALGCCPMTRGSKLNQYLAAGVRSDHESYSPEEMLEKLRNGMHVVIRESSISHFLTDNLRIVTEMGVKALRRISFCTDDVVASDILTRGHLDNMVRMAIAMGISPMAAIQMATINGADALRIDHKVGSISPGRIADILLVDDLRNFRIDGVIANGSLVAKGGKMSVKLVAPTRSPSLMQSVKAEPVVASEIRVEAKGNSDKTELMAINVTPEKIFVRTKRMVTLPVENGFVKADPAQDVQYLTVVERYGKTRNRPVGFISGFGLTSGAIASSTAPDDNNIICVGANEKDMELAINTLIEKQGGQVVVKDGKVIEFLHLPIGGIVSDIEPEEMMGFETRLDDAARSLGCQLPWPFMYMFVLQITAIPDYAMTDLGIVDCVNLQVITPYGDPVQTTHNV; this comes from the coding sequence GTGAGCGATATTCGTGAATTTATTCGGGCGGCTGCCGGCCTTGAAATGAAGGCAACTCTTGCGGTTAAGGGTGGCAAACTCGTCAATGTTGTATCAGAAGAAATTTATGATGCAGATATTGCCATTTATAAAGACAAGATTATCGCAGTTGGTGATATTGAAGATTATGTTGGTCCTAACACTGAGATAATCGATGCAAAAGGCCGCTATCTTTGCCCAGGCATGATTGATGGCCATCTTCATGTTGAATGCTCTAAATTGTCCTTAACTAGTTTTGCAAAAGCGGTTGTACCACTTGGCACAACCTCAATTGTTACCGGTCTTGATCAGATTATCGTTGTTGGTGGCCCCGATGCTGCTCGTGAATTTTTAGATGAAGCAAAAAATACGCCATTAAAAGTCTTTTGGGGCGCGCCTTGTAAAACCCCTTACACAATGCCGCGTTCAACCGTTGGCCATTATTTTAGCCCTGAAGATCACCGCAATACCCATCATTGGCCAGAATGCGTTGGCATATGGGAAACAGTTCGTGAATTTATTCAGGAAGAAGATAGCGATGTTTTAGAAGCATTGGCTATTGGTGCTGCCAATCGCTTACCTGCTTTAGGTTGCTGCCCAATGACGCGCGGCTCTAAATTAAATCAATATTTAGCAGCAGGCGTGCGTTCGGATCATGAAAGCTATAGCCCTGAAGAAATGCTAGAAAAATTACGCAATGGCATGCATGTGGTTATTCGTGAATCGTCGATTTCGCATTTCTTGACTGATAATTTACGCATTGTCACTGAAATGGGCGTTAAAGCCCTACGCCGCATTAGTTTTTGTACTGATGATGTGGTTGCAAGTGATATTCTTACTCGCGGCCATCTTGATAATATGGTGCGTATGGCAATTGCTATGGGCATTTCACCAATGGCAGCAATTCAAATGGCAACCATTAATGGTGCCGATGCTTTACGTATTGACCATAAGGTAGGTTCTATCTCACCAGGACGCATTGCTGATATTCTTCTTGTTGATGATTTGCGCAATTTCCGCATTGATGGTGTTATCGCCAATGGTAGCCTTGTTGCAAAGGGCGGCAAGATGAGCGTTAAGCTTGTTGCGCCAACACGTAGTCCTTCGCTTATGCAAAGCGTTAAAGCCGAGCCCGTTGTAGCAAGCGAAATTCGTGTTGAAGCGAAAGGAAATAGTGACAAAACCGAGCTTATGGCAATTAATGTTACACCTGAGAAAATCTTTGTGCGTACTAAGCGCATGGTGACCTTGCCCGTTGAAAATGGTTTTGTAAAAGCTGATCCTGCTCAAGATGTTCAGTATTTAACTGTTGTTGAGCGTTACGGCAAAACCCGTAATCGCCCTGTTGGTTTTATTTCTGGCTTTGGCTTAACGTCTGGGGCCATTGCATCATCCACTGCGCCTGATGATAATAATATTATCTGCGTTGGTGCCAATGAAAAAGACATGGAACTTGCGATTAATACCTTGATTGAAAAGCAAGGTGGACAGGTTGTTGTTAAAGATGGCAAGGTGATTGAATTCTTGCATTTGCCAATTGGTGGTATTGTTTCAGATATTGAGCCTGAAGAAATGATGGGCTTTGAAACGCGCCTTGATGATGCCGCACGCAGCCTTGGTTGTCAGCTGCCTTGGCCATTTATGTATATGTTTGTGTTGCAGATTACCGCAATTCCAGATTATGCTATGACTGATCTTGGTATTGTGGATTGTGTCAA
- a CDS encoding MFS transporter translates to MVPNQNEMAIITPQWSAVFSLFLGVTGLITGEFLSISLLTPIAQDLSISEGLAGQAVTVVGLFAVTTSILLSPLTKTIDRRLILLSLSALLIVSNALVAIAPNYIVLLIARALLGMSVGGFWSMSSAVALRLVPAKDVPRALSIIYAGVAVATIISIPVASYIGQFIGWRNVFWLATLLGTIGFIWQFLSLPSMPVKTVSRFRDMGQLLKTTWVIAGLGGMIFSFGGYHVFFTYLRPYIEQDLFLHDSKLSLILLGFGIANCLGTFFAGKLLGQGFRITIIAIHAILAFIAINFYFSNGNLIENIVLIMMWGFMFGIIPVAWSTWIVHTLADRAEIAGGLMVAAIQLSISIGAATGGAVFDSGGANSIFAIATLFLACAITLILISFQLFYKRTGKHA, encoded by the coding sequence ATGGTACCCAACCAAAATGAAATGGCAATTATAACACCACAATGGTCGGCAGTTTTTTCGCTTTTCCTTGGCGTTACAGGTCTTATCACAGGTGAATTTTTATCAATTAGTTTGTTAACACCTATTGCCCAAGACTTATCAATCAGTGAAGGCTTAGCTGGACAAGCTGTAACTGTTGTCGGGCTTTTTGCCGTGACCACGAGTATTCTGCTTAGTCCGCTTACCAAAACTATCGATAGACGGCTCATTTTGCTTAGCCTATCGGCTTTGTTGATTGTTTCCAATGCGCTGGTTGCCATTGCACCCAATTACATTGTTTTGCTTATTGCCCGTGCTTTGCTTGGCATGTCTGTTGGCGGCTTCTGGTCAATGTCATCGGCGGTTGCCTTGCGGCTTGTGCCAGCAAAAGATGTACCACGCGCATTAAGTATTATTTATGCAGGTGTTGCCGTTGCTACCATTATTTCTATTCCAGTCGCAAGTTATATTGGACAATTTATCGGCTGGCGCAATGTGTTTTGGCTCGCTACACTGCTTGGCACAATTGGCTTTATCTGGCAATTTTTATCTTTGCCATCCATGCCAGTTAAAACTGTAAGTCGCTTTCGCGATATGGGGCAACTTTTAAAAACCACTTGGGTGATTGCTGGCCTTGGCGGTATGATTTTCAGCTTTGGCGGTTACCATGTGTTTTTTACCTATTTGCGCCCTTATATTGAACAAGATTTGTTTTTGCATGACAGCAAGTTATCGCTAATCTTGCTTGGCTTTGGCATTGCTAATTGTTTGGGTACATTTTTTGCCGGAAAATTATTGGGTCAAGGTTTCCGCATTACTATTATTGCTATCCATGCCATATTAGCATTTATCGCCATTAATTTCTATTTTAGCAATGGAAATCTTATTGAAAATATAGTGCTGATTATGATGTGGGGCTTCATGTTTGGTATTATTCCAGTTGCTTGGTCAACATGGATTGTTCACACTCTTGCCGATCGCGCTGAAATTGCTGGTGGGCTTATGGTTGCAGCTATCCAGCTTTCCATATCTATTGGCGCAGCAACTGGCGGCGCTGTTTTTGATAGCGGTGGCGCTAACAGCATATTTGCCATTGCAACACTTTTTCTTGCCTG
- a CDS encoding hemin ABC transporter substrate-binding protein produces the protein MKNIHYIIMLAIFILVKTISPSLSQDSNHAQKIIVLGPDLSDIVYKLGAEDRVIALDRSSHFLLNAHDKVNVGYARRLSTEGILSLDFDLIIASNSMGPPETVDMLKESGANILFVTAENTRNGIIEKITTIAKKLELVDQGENLKNEVLADFDDAVAYANKVPLNERKKVVFFHGAGQLNAAGKNTNADAFIEYAGAINPFNTYNGYKPVTREALLLAAPDVILAISNGKGGPAIDDVLSNDALDGTPAAINKAVIIIDDPYMIGVGFGPRTGAALKKLTRALYYKP, from the coding sequence ATGAAAAATATCCATTATATCATTATGTTAGCTATATTTATTTTGGTAAAGACGATTAGCCCATCTTTGAGCCAAGATAGCAATCACGCACAAAAAATTATCGTTTTAGGGCCCGATTTAAGTGATATTGTTTATAAATTAGGGGCTGAAGATCGTGTTATTGCATTGGATAGGTCAAGTCATTTTCTTTTAAATGCACATGACAAAGTCAATGTTGGCTATGCGCGGCGTTTATCAACCGAAGGCATTCTCTCGTTAGATTTTGATCTAATCATTGCCAGTAATTCTATGGGGCCACCTGAAACCGTTGATATGTTAAAAGAATCGGGAGCCAATATTTTATTTGTTACTGCAGAGAACACGCGTAACGGCATTATCGAGAAAATCACCACAATTGCGAAAAAACTTGAATTGGTAGATCAAGGGGAAAACTTAAAAAACGAGGTTTTGGCAGATTTTGACGATGCTGTGGCTTATGCAAATAAAGTACCACTTAATGAGCGCAAAAAAGTTGTTTTTTTTCATGGGGCAGGGCAGTTAAATGCAGCCGGTAAGAACACCAATGCGGATGCTTTTATTGAATATGCTGGAGCTATTAATCCCTTTAATACCTATAATGGATACAAACCAGTTACACGTGAGGCGCTTTTATTAGCTGCACCTGATGTCATTTTGGCCATCTCTAATGGTAAAGGCGGGCCAGCCATTGATGATGTTTTATCTAATGATGCTTTAGATGGGACGCCAGCCGCAATCAATAAAGCTGTTATAATTATAGATGATCCCTATATGATTGGTGTTGGCTTTGGTCCAAGAACGGGCGCAGCACTCAAAAAACTTACACGGGCTTTATATTATAAGCCCTAA
- a CDS encoding alpha/beta hydrolase, with product MRTLIVLLTLIFSAFQVMAQDMSNGANNFYKSNEVTLQKVHFKNLYNMDVVGNLFIPNNLDRSKKNAAIIVGHPMGAVKEQASNLYAQKLAEQGFVTLAIDLSYWGESAGEPRNLVSPEIYADDFSAAVDYLGTQDYIDKNRIGVLGICGSGSFAISAAKIDPRLRAIATVSMYDMGAANRNGINHGVTLDQRKAIIQAAIEQRQKEFEGAKTEYTSGTVDALTENSNPIEREFYDFYRTQRGEFTPKGQSPQLTTHPTLTSNVKFMNFYPFNDIETISPRPMLFITGDQAHSKEFSEDAYQRAGEPKELFYVKNAGHVDLYDRVDIIPFGKLTSFFQSNLQ from the coding sequence ATGCGAACACTGATTGTGTTGCTAACACTAATTTTCAGTGCGTTCCAGGTTATGGCACAAGATATGTCAAATGGCGCCAATAATTTTTATAAAAGTAATGAAGTAACACTTCAAAAAGTCCATTTTAAAAATCTATATAATATGGATGTGGTTGGTAATCTCTTTATCCCGAACAATCTTGATCGCAGCAAAAAGAATGCTGCGATTATTGTTGGCCACCCAATGGGCGCGGTTAAAGAGCAAGCATCCAATCTTTATGCGCAAAAACTTGCTGAGCAAGGCTTTGTAACCCTTGCAATTGATCTATCCTATTGGGGCGAAAGCGCGGGTGAGCCACGCAATCTCGTGTCGCCTGAAATTTATGCCGATGATTTTAGTGCGGCAGTCGATTACCTTGGCACGCAAGACTATATTGACAAAAACCGTATCGGCGTTCTTGGCATTTGCGGCAGTGGTAGTTTTGCAATTAGTGCAGCAAAAATTGATCCAAGATTGCGGGCCATTGCAACAGTTAGCATGTATGATATGGGCGCAGCCAACCGTAACGGCATCAATCATGGCGTAACACTTGATCAGCGTAAAGCCATTATTCAAGCAGCCATTGAACAACGCCAAAAAGAGTTTGAAGGCGCAAAAACCGAATATACCAGTGGCACAGTTGATGCTTTAACCGAAAATTCTAATCCCATTGAGCGCGAATTTTACGATTTTTATCGCACACAGCGCGGTGAGTTTACCCCAAAAGGTCAATCACCTCAACTTACCACCCATCCAACATTAACCAGCAATGTCAAATTCATGAATTTTTACCCCTTTAATGACATTGAAACCATTTCACCAAGGCCAATGCTATTCATTACTGGCGATCAAGCTCACTCTAAGGAATTTAGCGAAGATGCTTACCAACGCGCTGGTGAACCAAAAGAACTATTTTACGTAAAAAATGCTGGCCATGTCGATCTTTATGACCGTGTTGATATCATTCCTTTTGGTAAATTAACCAGCTTTTTTCAAAGCAATTTGCAGTAA
- a CDS encoding siderophore-interacting protein, which translates to MSFQISTTVQVNNFAAIIAELIDHMGALQAKYHVEGNQHHFDIGFGKICFQVESQKCSIFLSAEDEICLARIKDLTVTSFAYFTKQEAQEFIWAGDQLDETSLEQFRVLEVENIFHLSPHMLRVRLTGENLKRFSLFGSMHAKLLFPAHEGFDPVWPIRGKNGLPHWLDDKNKPISRSYTIRNLNIEAGWLEIDFYIHETDGISCRWAQNAQIGDKIGILGPVGRPIPNVGHYILGADPTGLPALGRILENLPDTATGHAIITIDELADKQDIKHPKGINIEWIISQDQIAAAKTLTQKLQNFTWPEHDDVYAWFAGEASQAKILREYWRDTLKKGRDKVLASAYWTLNEK; encoded by the coding sequence ATGTCATTCCAAATCTCAACAACAGTTCAGGTTAATAATTTTGCCGCTATTATAGCTGAGCTGATTGACCACATGGGTGCTTTGCAGGCCAAATATCACGTTGAAGGTAATCAACATCATTTTGATATTGGTTTTGGAAAAATCTGTTTTCAGGTTGAAAGTCAAAAATGCTCTATTTTTTTATCCGCCGAAGATGAAATTTGTCTTGCTCGCATTAAAGATCTGACAGTCACATCATTTGCGTATTTTACCAAGCAAGAAGCACAGGAATTTATCTGGGCCGGAGACCAATTGGATGAAACGAGTTTAGAGCAATTTCGTGTTCTAGAAGTTGAAAATATTTTTCACCTTAGCCCTCATATGCTGCGTGTTCGCCTAACGGGTGAAAATTTAAAACGCTTTTCATTATTTGGGTCTATGCATGCAAAATTGTTATTCCCTGCCCATGAAGGGTTTGATCCTGTTTGGCCAATTAGAGGAAAAAATGGTTTACCTCACTGGTTAGATGACAAAAACAAACCTATTTCGCGTAGCTATACTATTCGCAATCTAAACATTGAAGCTGGATGGTTAGAAATTGATTTTTATATACACGAAACAGACGGTATTTCCTGTCGATGGGCACAAAATGCTCAGATAGGCGATAAGATTGGTATTTTGGGTCCAGTTGGGCGACCAATACCAAATGTTGGCCATTATATTTTAGGTGCAGATCCAACCGGCTTACCTGCTTTGGGAAGGATATTAGAGAACTTACCAGATACAGCAACCGGTCATGCAATTATTACAATTGATGAATTAGCTGATAAACAAGACATAAAACATCCAAAAGGCATTAATATTGAATGGATCATCAGCCAAGATCAAATAGCAGCAGCAAAAACTTTAACACAAAAATTACAAAATTTTACCTGGCCAGAACATGATGATGTTTATGCTTGGTTTGCAGGAGAGGCAAGCCAAGCTAAAATACTGCGTGAATATTGGCGTGATACTTTGAAAAAAGGTCGTGATAAAGTGCTCGCAAGTGCTTATTGGACGCTTAACGAAAAATAG
- a CDS encoding TonB-dependent receptor domain-containing protein: MKRFKSSPLNLLKLTLRYNILGAFCLVSGSLAHAQQHQNTQDQTSSQNEVESERRNNPANVLDTVTISPTLNDQPVINSLSATSIITQEQIDQIQPSSAADLFRSTPGVHATMNGDDAATSIGIRGMQQFGRVAITLDGARQEFWRVGHGTGTFYVDPELLKQVTVIRGPVSNAYGSGAIGGLVAFETKDAADFLLDNERWALSNKLRYESNGKGWLTSTIGAYKFNEDFDVIGNFVYRDSDEYKDGNGKNVRWTGENVVTGMGKVTFRPSDGHEFKLSYSRQKYDDTITTLSGFSSPVAPRYDAKIYVDNYNGIYTYNPVDNDLWDLKVNAYYSKTENDQYQVWPRPLIGSTRYYDVSTSGVRAYNSSRFTTGNLKQTLTYGFDYYKVISDSDTNNFGSGNQQVYGGLVQWLGEYNEWLEITTALRYDGYKMDGRTVAMPNKPARDISSDGNKLSPRINIGVTPIDGIQFYVSYSEGYRVPHMQNMFPSGLSRGNEFVPNLDLRPEEAGSYEAGLNIQHDGLLSGSDQLRSKINIYTTKVDNYINAVTKNRVVTAENIGSAKLQGIEYEGTYDDWWGYINIAASYNKSVMRDGIWEGRNISDTPRNSFSATLGLRAFEDKLVYGASYQSNGKVTRLFDASAAKVYPRVNLTNLFLNYKINDYARLDFAVDNVFNKTYTDPLSGWAGISDIDQGKGRTFKIAITGRIGGK; the protein is encoded by the coding sequence ATGAAGCGCTTTAAATCCTCCCCCCTAAACTTACTAAAACTCACCCTTAGATATAATATTTTGGGCGCTTTTTGTTTAGTTTCTGGCTCATTAGCGCATGCACAGCAACACCAAAATACACAAGATCAAACATCATCACAAAATGAAGTAGAGAGCGAAAGGCGGAATAATCCAGCAAATGTTCTTGACACTGTTACCATATCGCCGACTTTAAACGACCAGCCTGTTATTAACTCGCTATCGGCAACAAGTATCATAACACAAGAACAAATTGATCAAATACAGCCAAGTAGTGCAGCCGATCTTTTCCGTTCAACTCCAGGTGTGCATGCCACCATGAATGGTGATGATGCTGCTACATCAATTGGTATACGCGGAATGCAACAATTCGGTCGTGTTGCGATTACACTTGATGGTGCAAGGCAAGAATTTTGGCGTGTTGGCCACGGCACTGGTACATTTTATGTTGACCCCGAATTATTAAAACAGGTTACAGTTATTCGTGGCCCTGTTTCAAATGCTTATGGATCTGGCGCTATTGGTGGATTAGTTGCATTTGAAACCAAAGATGCAGCTGACTTTCTTCTTGACAATGAACGCTGGGCGTTAAGCAACAAGCTACGCTATGAAAGCAATGGTAAAGGTTGGTTAACAAGTACCATTGGTGCCTATAAATTTAATGAAGACTTTGATGTTATTGGTAATTTTGTTTATCGTGACAGCGATGAATATAAAGATGGTAATGGCAAAAATGTTCGTTGGACCGGCGAAAATGTTGTGACAGGCATGGGTAAGGTGACCTTCCGCCCAAGTGATGGCCACGAATTTAAATTGAGTTATTCACGCCAAAAATATGATGATACAATAACAACATTAAGCGGTTTTTCATCACCTGTTGCACCAAGATATGATGCTAAAATTTATGTTGATAATTATAATGGCATTTACACATACAATCCAGTTGATAATGATCTATGGGATTTAAAGGTTAATGCTTATTATAGTAAAACTGAAAATGACCAATATCAAGTTTGGCCACGCCCTCTAATTGGTTCCACACGATATTATGATGTTTCCACAAGTGGTGTTCGTGCCTATAATAGTTCACGTTTCACTACTGGGAATCTTAAACAAACCCTCACTTATGGGTTTGACTATTATAAAGTCATTAGTGACTCTGATACCAATAATTTTGGTAGTGGTAATCAACAAGTTTATGGTGGATTAGTCCAATGGCTTGGTGAATATAATGAATGGTTAGAAATTACCACGGCTCTTCGCTATGATGGCTATAAAATGGATGGGCGTACGGTTGCCATGCCCAACAAGCCCGCACGTGACATTAGTTCTGATGGAAATAAATTATCACCAAGGATTAACATCGGGGTAACACCTATAGACGGCATTCAGTTTTACGTCTCTTACTCCGAAGGCTATCGTGTTCCACATATGCAAAATATGTTTCCAAGCGGTTTGAGCCGAGGTAATGAATTTGTGCCAAATCTTGATTTACGGCCTGAGGAAGCTGGGTCTTATGAAGCAGGTTTAAATATTCAGCATGATGGCTTGTTATCGGGCAGCGATCAATTACGCAGCAAAATTAATATTTATACCACCAAAGTTGATAATTATATTAATGCGGTTACTAAAAACCGTGTTGTAACGGCGGAAAATATTGGCAGTGCTAAATTGCAAGGTATAGAATATGAAGGTACCTATGATGATTGGTGGGGATATATCAATATTGCCGCGTCCTATAATAAATCAGTCATGAGAGACGGTATTTGGGAAGGGCGCAATATTAGCGACACACCGCGCAATAGCTTTAGCGCAACTCTTGGGCTACGTGCTTTTGAAGATAAGCTTGTTTATGGTGCTTCATACCAAAGCAATGGAAAAGTAACCCGCTTATTTGATGCATCGGCGGCAAAAGTCTATCCTCGAGTAAATTTAACCAATCTATTTTTAAATTATAAAATCAATGATTATGCACGGTTAGATTTTGCAGTAGATAATGTATTTAACAAAACATACACTGATCCACTAAGTGGTTGGGCAGGAATATCTGATATAGATCAAGGAAAAGGTAGAACCTTTAAAATAGCAATAACCGGTCGCATTGGCGGGAAGTAA